From Rutidosis leptorrhynchoides isolate AG116_Rl617_1_P2 chromosome 3, CSIRO_AGI_Rlap_v1, whole genome shotgun sequence, a single genomic window includes:
- the LOC139901000 gene encoding uncharacterized protein translates to MWELHTDGATSEEGVGAGLVLTNPEGEEHTYALKFCFYASNNEAEYEIVAQQVNGAFEAKDTLMKRYLQLANKISKNFETLEFVQISRNKNKKVDVLSKLATLVFDHLHKKVLVEVLKDKSIDEKVVIATVEDGRPCWMTPYVKYLQDGTLPDDVTEARRIKVIALLYINLRCLAPQQAVDVVKEIHEGLCAEHSGYRTILAQIMRQGYYWQTIYRDTTDTIKTCDACQRHGIVQRLPKYDLILVSSAWPFCK, encoded by the exons ATGTGGGAGTTACATACTGATGGAGCAACAAGTGAGGAGGGAGTAGGTGCAGGATTGGTGCTTACAAACCCGGAAGGGGAAGAACATACGTATGCACTTAAGTTTTGTTTTTATGCAtctaacaatgaagcagagtatgag ATTGTTGCACAACAAGTTAACGGGGCATTTGAGGCAAAAGATACATTAATGAAGCGATATTTACAATTGGCTAACAAGATTTCAAAGAATTTTGAAACTTTAGAGTTTGTGCAAATATCaagaaataagaacaaaaaagTCGATGTGTTGAGCAAATTAGCAACATTAGTGTTTGATCATTTACATAAGAAAGTTTTGGTGGAAGTTTTGAAGGATAAGTCAATTGATGAAAAGGTGGTAATAGCAACAGTTGAGGACGGGCGACCATGCTGGATGACTCCTTATGTTAAGTATTTGCAGGACGGAACACTGCCAGACGACGTCACGGAAGCAAGACGGATAAAGGTAATTGCTTTGCTCTACATAAATTTGAGGTGTTTAGCACCACAACAAGCTGTAGATGTAGTGAAAGAGATACATGAAGGTTTGTGTGCAGAGCATTCTGGTTATAGAACCATTTTAGCACAGATCATGAGGCAAGGATATTATTGGCAAACAATTTACAGAGATACAACAGACACAATCaaaacatgtgatgcatgtcaacgACATGGGATCGTCCAGCGTTTGCCAAAATATGATTTAATATTGGTTTCATCTGCATGGCCATTTTGTAAATGA